A region from the Ciconia boyciana chromosome 1, ASM3463844v1, whole genome shotgun sequence genome encodes:
- the NPAT gene encoding protein NPAT isoform X2, translating into MLLPSDVARLVLGYLQQEKLLATCREFILESSDLKEYAEHCTEDGFIPACLLSLCGKNLTTILNEYVAMKTKETTNEVPAMMSSLWKKLDYTLSQIRSMQNSTGFSANQRTRTRSGIVEMKRQRMLQQSAPANSGLLSVAHQSGPQNSSSIVSPQVIHRPTINQSMSQTRLNTLFVHQSQTQENKISRDFIHIQVPASQERKLHSNLLSPGRRKSESQKRKSIATSGPLSATRSSQDPDEVIIEKESEPLEEFIDGNFPQMVIENAREKILSNKSLQEKLAENINKILGSDGNVAQAPKQTDSGPTEQETSIDEILGLQGEIHMSEEAIQDILEQTESDPAFQALFDLFDYGKSKVNKNLPAGISGQSGVENAILVDEDNLETLESSLGTEETSRCDNSRESLSCKGFQLGEASCALKTSINDDDMAKKNATNEQLHGNCRPRKQTEVLRTITPEHIGELEIAFDSVSGLTEANKRQTSDSECNEHCGDSYDKKELSALVPESERAMEIEKGPPSHSTQSSPNLECVHSDSPQISLISLAEGTTASENKTHSVSKCHLSPDTSLSEKTLTKSPSDGSPGHSLLLRKNNSSISSPSADRGKEQAVTNDTAALPGILQENSSHHSDHQEQSTQSDCAARSAVKISDLDKTELQLEVVDTSNKPYSNDQHTLDKPCKKDFKLPSGLSNSEGTQGEMQEPSSSTKIDADNIYFSSGDDACTEISVVSTENNLTTSEICHSPLPETASSTDESGTEAKSISGVSSSSQPMDVDPSNIMSLKIIISDDPFISSDTELNNAVSSITGENLPTIILSSPAKSPTKTAGLSKCLSSEDTEKNVDSALAEQNLLVLRPKDPVVTSVNTQNEDCTGFSVAGTTNLSKEGGFIQLMPATSTAFGNSNNLYIATCVTDPATLGTAVTPSNVVVLPGNSMPLAAQAPAVQQLRTPPRSSNTFAANQTVSPNFPQGSAIIIASPVQPVLQGMVGMIPLSVVGQNGNTFSAPARQVLHMPVANPMCNRSVPKLPIPPKSQKVPGARNKTNTGKLVPSVAEPLNHTSARTQRTGNSDKPITAELGRKVEENLPVAPAESTSSSSRQSESHRRVLCFDNVLPIPGGNTQIQTKSLSQKERNENTLFAVDSASSSAKAQVAKREKDKTLPRILCKPEVGSNRSTSAKEPQPERKVATAGLPLDPFHKTTANKENELRRDTDEKQKNQDTAKLSNGQQSVSLWNEKTVASVQELNKKQGSLSNGNGKSSASVSLPSKEPKREPAKVSNQGLCLSSPFAKQCVEMLQDIQWHSPTSKTVENGELPVPRTPSGVGDRHTDDTTDSVRTPTCRRFNEDSTTPRIMVPPATPDLPACSPASETGSENSVSMAAHTLMILSRAAIARTSTATPLKDNTQQFRSLRSTVKKRKLEDLNEGERNSRSANRKDLQSSPTPSKKKKIKKKKLPNSFPAGMDVDKFLLSLHYDE; encoded by the exons tccctATGTGGAAAAAACTTGACAACTATTCTTAACGAATACGTagccatgaaaacaaaag aaacaacaAATGAAGTTCCAGCAATGATGTCAtctctgtggaaaaaattaGACTATACACTTTCTCAGATCAG gaGCATGCAGAATTCCACAGGATTTTCTGCTAATCAAAGGA CACGTACAAGAAGTGGAATTGTAGaaatgaaaagacagagaaTGCTTCAGCAATCAGCTCCTGCAAACTCAGGATTGTTGTCAGTAGCCCATCAGTCAGGCCCACAGAATTCCTCTTCTATTGTATCTCCTCAAGTTATTCACAGGCCAACAATAAATCAAAGCATGTCACAGACAAGACTGAATACATTGTTTGTGCACCAGTcacaaacccaagaaaacaagATCAGCA GAGATTTCATACACATTCAAGTTCCAGCATCACAAGAACGAAAGCTGCATTCAAACTTGCTTTCTCCAGGAAGACGAAAAAG TGAatctcagaagaggaaaagcattGCAACATCTGGACCTCTTTCAGCAACTAGAAGTTCTCAAGACCCTGATGAAGtaataatagaaaaagaaagtgagcCACTTGAAGAATTCATAGATGGTAACTTCCCA CAAATGGTTATTGAAAATGCCAGGGAAAAAATCTTGAGCAACAAATCTCTTCAGGAGAAGCTTGCTGAGAACATTAACAAAATCTTGGGCAG TGATGGCAATGTCGCTCAGGCCCCAAAACAGACAGACAGTGGTCCCACAGAACAAGAGACTTCAATTGATGAAATACTTGGACTTCAG GGTGAAATTCATATGTCAGAAGAGGCTATACAGGACATTCTAGAACAGACAGAATCAGATCCAGCTTTTCAGGCACTCTTTGACTTGTTTGATTATG gaaAGAGCAAGGTAAACAAGAACTTACCTGCTGGTATTTCTGGTCAGAGTGGAGTAGAAAATGCAATCCTGGTGGATGAGGATAACCTGGAAACACTTGAAAGTTCTTTAGGAACAGAAGAAACTAGTAGAT GTGATAATTCTAGAGAATCACTGTCCTGTAAAGGCTTTCAATTAGGAGAAGCATCATGTGCCTTGAAGACCAGCATTAATGATGATGATATGGCTAAGAAAAATGCAACCAACGAACAGTTGCATGGAAATTGTAGACCAAGGAAACAGACTGAAGTACTTAGAACCATTACCCCTGAACATATTGGAGAGCTTGAAATAGCTTTTGACTCTGTGTCTGGTTTGACTGAAGCTAACAAGAGACAGACTTCTGATAGCGAATGTAATGAACACTGTGGAGATTCTTATGATAAAAAAGAGTTGTCTGCGTTAGTACCTGAAAGTGAAAGAGCTATGGAAATTGAAAAAGGCCCACCAAGTCATAGTACTCAAAGTAGTCCTAATTTAGAATGTGTTCATTCTGATAGCCCCCAGATTTCTTTGATTTCATTGGCAGAAGGTACCACAgccagtgaaaacaaaacacattctgTAAGTAAATGTCACTTATCTCCAGATACATCACTATCTGAAAAAACACTTACTAAAAGCCCTTCTGATGGGAGCCCTGGCCACAGCCTACTCCTGAGAAAAAACAATTCATCAATTTCTAGCCCGTCAGCAGATAGAGGAAAAGAACAGGCTGTAACAAATGATACAGCTGCCTTACCTGGTATTTTACAGGAAAACTCTAGCCACCACTCTGACCATCAGGAACAGAGTACGCAGTCAGACTGTGCTGCAAGATCCGCAGTGAAGATTTCAGATCTTGACAAAACAGAGTTGCAGCTTGAAGTTGTTGATACTTCTAACAAACCTTATTCAAATGATCAGCATACACTTGATAAGCCTTGTAAGAAAGATTTTAAGCTCCCTTCAGGACTGTCAAACTCAGAGGGAACACAAGGAGAAATGCAAGAACCTTCATCTTCTACAAAAATAGATGCTGATAatatatatttctcttctgGTGATGATGCATGTACAGAAATTTCTGTAGTATCCACTGAAAATAATCTTACTACATCTGAAATATGCCACTCCCCTCTCCCAGAAACTGCATCCTCAACAGATGAGTCGGGTACCGAGGCCAAAAGTATAAGCGGTGTATCTTCCAGTAGTCAACCAATGGATGTTGATCCTTCTAATATAATGTCCCTCAAGATCATCATCAGTGATGATCCATTTATTTCATCAGACACAGAGTTAAATAATGCTGTTTCCAGCATCACAGGAGAAAATTTGCCAACTATAATATTGTCTTCTCCAGCCAAATCCCCAACCAAAACTGCAGGCCTTTCCAAATGTCTGTCTtcagaagacacagaaaaaaatgtggattCAGCTTTGGCAGAGCAGAATCTTCTTGTGCTTAGACCTAAGGATCCTGTGGTCACCTCAGTTAATACTCAGAATGAAGACTGCACTGGTTTTTCAGTTGCAGGTACAACTAATCTTTCCAAGGAAGGGGGATTTATACAGTTGATGCCAGCaacaagcacagcttttgggaATTCAAACAACCTTTATATAGCCACCTGTGTGACTGATCCAGCTACCTTAGGCACAGCTGTAACACCATCAAATGTAGTTGTATTGCCAGGCAATTCTATGCCGCTTGCTGCCCAAGCTCCAGCTGTACAACAGTTACGGACTCCTCCTAGATCCAGCAATACATTTGCAGCAAATCAGACTGTCTCCCCAAATTTCCCACAAG GTTCTGCCATTATAATTGCATCTCCGGTGCAACCTGTTTTGCAAGGAATGGTGGGAATGATACCTCTCTCAGTAGTAGGACAAAATGGAAATACGTTTTCAGCACCTGCCCGCCAG GTTCTACATATGCCTGTGGCTAATCCAATGTGCAACAGAAGTGTCCCAAAACTTCCCATCCCTCCCAAATCACAAAAGGTTCCTGGAGCAAGAAACAAGACTAATACAG GAAAACTGGTACCAAGTGTAGCTGAGCCTTTGAACCATACAAGTGCTCGAACACAAAG GACTGGAAATTCAGACAAGCCTATCACTGCAGAACTAGGAAGGAAAGTGGAGGAGAACTTGCCTGTTGCACCAGCAGAGAGCACAAGCTCAAGTTCAAGACAAAGTGAAAGTCACAGGAGAGTGCTTTGCTTTGATAACGTCCTACCCATTCCAGGAGGAAACACCCAAATTCAGACGAAGAGTTTAtcccaaaaagaaagaaatgaaaatactttatttgctGTTGACTCTGCATCATCCTCTGCTAAGGCACAGGtagcaaagagagagaaagataaaacattGCCTAGAATTCTGTGTAAGCCAGAAGTTGGTAGCAACAGAAGCACATCCGCAAAGGAGCCACAGCCCGAGCGGAAGGTGGCAACTGCAGGGCTTCCGTTAGATCCCTTCCACAAGACtacagcaaataaagaaaatgaattacGAAGGGATactgatgaaaaacagaagaaccaGGACACTGCCAAACTCTCAAATGGCCAGCAAAGTGTTAGCTTATGGAATGAGAAGACAGTTGCTTCAGTGCAAGAGCTGAACAAAAAGCAAGGGTCACTGTCGAATGGCAATGGCAAATCTTCAGCGTCCGTTTCTCTGCCTTCAAAGGAGCCAAAGCGAGAACCAGCTAAAGTTTCCAACCAAGGCCTTTGCCTGTCAAGTCCGTTCGCTAAACAATGTGTGGAAATGTTGCAAGACATTCAGTGGCATAGCCCAACTAGTAAAACAGTTGAAAACGGAGAATTGCCAGTACCCCGTACGCCATCTGGAGTTGGGGACAGGCATACAGATGATACTACAGACAGTGTACGGACACCGACGTGTCGGCGCTTCAACGAGGATAGCACGACCCCTAGAATAATGGTACCCCCTGCTACGCCAGActtgcctgcctgcagcccggCTAGTGAAACAGGTAGTGAAAATAGTGTCAGTATGGCTGCTCACACACTGATGATACTGTCACGGGCGGCTATTGCAAGGACTAGCACAGCAACCCCCCTGAAGGACAATACTCAACAATTTAGGTCTTTAAGGAGCACAgtcaagaaaaggaaactaGAGGACTTGAATGAGGGTGAGAGAAATTCTCGTTCTGCAAATAGAAAAGACCTTCAAAGCTCTCCAACACCatcaaaaaagaagaaaataaag aaaaagaagctaCCAAATTCTTTTCCAGCAGGAATGGACGTGGACAAGTTTTTGTTGTCTTTGCATTATGatgaatga
- the NPAT gene encoding protein NPAT isoform X1, with product MLLPSDVARLVLGYLQQEKLLATCREFILESSDLKEYAEHCTEDGFIPACLLSLCGKNLTTILNEYVAMKTKETTNEVPAMMSSLWKKLDYTLSQIRSMQNSTGFSANQRTRTRSGIVEMKRQRMLQQSAPANSGLLSVAHQSGPQNSSSIVSPQVIHRPTINQSMSQTRLNTLFVHQSQTQENKISTGDFIHIQVPASQERKLHSNLLSPGRRKSESQKRKSIATSGPLSATRSSQDPDEVIIEKESEPLEEFIDGNFPQMVIENAREKILSNKSLQEKLAENINKILGSDGNVAQAPKQTDSGPTEQETSIDEILGLQGEIHMSEEAIQDILEQTESDPAFQALFDLFDYGKSKVNKNLPAGISGQSGVENAILVDEDNLETLESSLGTEETSRCDNSRESLSCKGFQLGEASCALKTSINDDDMAKKNATNEQLHGNCRPRKQTEVLRTITPEHIGELEIAFDSVSGLTEANKRQTSDSECNEHCGDSYDKKELSALVPESERAMEIEKGPPSHSTQSSPNLECVHSDSPQISLISLAEGTTASENKTHSVSKCHLSPDTSLSEKTLTKSPSDGSPGHSLLLRKNNSSISSPSADRGKEQAVTNDTAALPGILQENSSHHSDHQEQSTQSDCAARSAVKISDLDKTELQLEVVDTSNKPYSNDQHTLDKPCKKDFKLPSGLSNSEGTQGEMQEPSSSTKIDADNIYFSSGDDACTEISVVSTENNLTTSEICHSPLPETASSTDESGTEAKSISGVSSSSQPMDVDPSNIMSLKIIISDDPFISSDTELNNAVSSITGENLPTIILSSPAKSPTKTAGLSKCLSSEDTEKNVDSALAEQNLLVLRPKDPVVTSVNTQNEDCTGFSVAGTTNLSKEGGFIQLMPATSTAFGNSNNLYIATCVTDPATLGTAVTPSNVVVLPGNSMPLAAQAPAVQQLRTPPRSSNTFAANQTVSPNFPQGSAIIIASPVQPVLQGMVGMIPLSVVGQNGNTFSAPARQVLHMPVANPMCNRSVPKLPIPPKSQKVPGARNKTNTGKLVPSVAEPLNHTSARTQRTGNSDKPITAELGRKVEENLPVAPAESTSSSSRQSESHRRVLCFDNVLPIPGGNTQIQTKSLSQKERNENTLFAVDSASSSAKAQVAKREKDKTLPRILCKPEVGSNRSTSAKEPQPERKVATAGLPLDPFHKTTANKENELRRDTDEKQKNQDTAKLSNGQQSVSLWNEKTVASVQELNKKQGSLSNGNGKSSASVSLPSKEPKREPAKVSNQGLCLSSPFAKQCVEMLQDIQWHSPTSKTVENGELPVPRTPSGVGDRHTDDTTDSVRTPTCRRFNEDSTTPRIMVPPATPDLPACSPASETGSENSVSMAAHTLMILSRAAIARTSTATPLKDNTQQFRSLRSTVKKRKLEDLNEGERNSRSANRKDLQSSPTPSKKKKIKKKKLPNSFPAGMDVDKFLLSLHYDE from the exons tccctATGTGGAAAAAACTTGACAACTATTCTTAACGAATACGTagccatgaaaacaaaag aaacaacaAATGAAGTTCCAGCAATGATGTCAtctctgtggaaaaaattaGACTATACACTTTCTCAGATCAG gaGCATGCAGAATTCCACAGGATTTTCTGCTAATCAAAGGA CACGTACAAGAAGTGGAATTGTAGaaatgaaaagacagagaaTGCTTCAGCAATCAGCTCCTGCAAACTCAGGATTGTTGTCAGTAGCCCATCAGTCAGGCCCACAGAATTCCTCTTCTATTGTATCTCCTCAAGTTATTCACAGGCCAACAATAAATCAAAGCATGTCACAGACAAGACTGAATACATTGTTTGTGCACCAGTcacaaacccaagaaaacaagATCAGCA cAGGAGATTTCATACACATTCAAGTTCCAGCATCACAAGAACGAAAGCTGCATTCAAACTTGCTTTCTCCAGGAAGACGAAAAAG TGAatctcagaagaggaaaagcattGCAACATCTGGACCTCTTTCAGCAACTAGAAGTTCTCAAGACCCTGATGAAGtaataatagaaaaagaaagtgagcCACTTGAAGAATTCATAGATGGTAACTTCCCA CAAATGGTTATTGAAAATGCCAGGGAAAAAATCTTGAGCAACAAATCTCTTCAGGAGAAGCTTGCTGAGAACATTAACAAAATCTTGGGCAG TGATGGCAATGTCGCTCAGGCCCCAAAACAGACAGACAGTGGTCCCACAGAACAAGAGACTTCAATTGATGAAATACTTGGACTTCAG GGTGAAATTCATATGTCAGAAGAGGCTATACAGGACATTCTAGAACAGACAGAATCAGATCCAGCTTTTCAGGCACTCTTTGACTTGTTTGATTATG gaaAGAGCAAGGTAAACAAGAACTTACCTGCTGGTATTTCTGGTCAGAGTGGAGTAGAAAATGCAATCCTGGTGGATGAGGATAACCTGGAAACACTTGAAAGTTCTTTAGGAACAGAAGAAACTAGTAGAT GTGATAATTCTAGAGAATCACTGTCCTGTAAAGGCTTTCAATTAGGAGAAGCATCATGTGCCTTGAAGACCAGCATTAATGATGATGATATGGCTAAGAAAAATGCAACCAACGAACAGTTGCATGGAAATTGTAGACCAAGGAAACAGACTGAAGTACTTAGAACCATTACCCCTGAACATATTGGAGAGCTTGAAATAGCTTTTGACTCTGTGTCTGGTTTGACTGAAGCTAACAAGAGACAGACTTCTGATAGCGAATGTAATGAACACTGTGGAGATTCTTATGATAAAAAAGAGTTGTCTGCGTTAGTACCTGAAAGTGAAAGAGCTATGGAAATTGAAAAAGGCCCACCAAGTCATAGTACTCAAAGTAGTCCTAATTTAGAATGTGTTCATTCTGATAGCCCCCAGATTTCTTTGATTTCATTGGCAGAAGGTACCACAgccagtgaaaacaaaacacattctgTAAGTAAATGTCACTTATCTCCAGATACATCACTATCTGAAAAAACACTTACTAAAAGCCCTTCTGATGGGAGCCCTGGCCACAGCCTACTCCTGAGAAAAAACAATTCATCAATTTCTAGCCCGTCAGCAGATAGAGGAAAAGAACAGGCTGTAACAAATGATACAGCTGCCTTACCTGGTATTTTACAGGAAAACTCTAGCCACCACTCTGACCATCAGGAACAGAGTACGCAGTCAGACTGTGCTGCAAGATCCGCAGTGAAGATTTCAGATCTTGACAAAACAGAGTTGCAGCTTGAAGTTGTTGATACTTCTAACAAACCTTATTCAAATGATCAGCATACACTTGATAAGCCTTGTAAGAAAGATTTTAAGCTCCCTTCAGGACTGTCAAACTCAGAGGGAACACAAGGAGAAATGCAAGAACCTTCATCTTCTACAAAAATAGATGCTGATAatatatatttctcttctgGTGATGATGCATGTACAGAAATTTCTGTAGTATCCACTGAAAATAATCTTACTACATCTGAAATATGCCACTCCCCTCTCCCAGAAACTGCATCCTCAACAGATGAGTCGGGTACCGAGGCCAAAAGTATAAGCGGTGTATCTTCCAGTAGTCAACCAATGGATGTTGATCCTTCTAATATAATGTCCCTCAAGATCATCATCAGTGATGATCCATTTATTTCATCAGACACAGAGTTAAATAATGCTGTTTCCAGCATCACAGGAGAAAATTTGCCAACTATAATATTGTCTTCTCCAGCCAAATCCCCAACCAAAACTGCAGGCCTTTCCAAATGTCTGTCTtcagaagacacagaaaaaaatgtggattCAGCTTTGGCAGAGCAGAATCTTCTTGTGCTTAGACCTAAGGATCCTGTGGTCACCTCAGTTAATACTCAGAATGAAGACTGCACTGGTTTTTCAGTTGCAGGTACAACTAATCTTTCCAAGGAAGGGGGATTTATACAGTTGATGCCAGCaacaagcacagcttttgggaATTCAAACAACCTTTATATAGCCACCTGTGTGACTGATCCAGCTACCTTAGGCACAGCTGTAACACCATCAAATGTAGTTGTATTGCCAGGCAATTCTATGCCGCTTGCTGCCCAAGCTCCAGCTGTACAACAGTTACGGACTCCTCCTAGATCCAGCAATACATTTGCAGCAAATCAGACTGTCTCCCCAAATTTCCCACAAG GTTCTGCCATTATAATTGCATCTCCGGTGCAACCTGTTTTGCAAGGAATGGTGGGAATGATACCTCTCTCAGTAGTAGGACAAAATGGAAATACGTTTTCAGCACCTGCCCGCCAG GTTCTACATATGCCTGTGGCTAATCCAATGTGCAACAGAAGTGTCCCAAAACTTCCCATCCCTCCCAAATCACAAAAGGTTCCTGGAGCAAGAAACAAGACTAATACAG GAAAACTGGTACCAAGTGTAGCTGAGCCTTTGAACCATACAAGTGCTCGAACACAAAG GACTGGAAATTCAGACAAGCCTATCACTGCAGAACTAGGAAGGAAAGTGGAGGAGAACTTGCCTGTTGCACCAGCAGAGAGCACAAGCTCAAGTTCAAGACAAAGTGAAAGTCACAGGAGAGTGCTTTGCTTTGATAACGTCCTACCCATTCCAGGAGGAAACACCCAAATTCAGACGAAGAGTTTAtcccaaaaagaaagaaatgaaaatactttatttgctGTTGACTCTGCATCATCCTCTGCTAAGGCACAGGtagcaaagagagagaaagataaaacattGCCTAGAATTCTGTGTAAGCCAGAAGTTGGTAGCAACAGAAGCACATCCGCAAAGGAGCCACAGCCCGAGCGGAAGGTGGCAACTGCAGGGCTTCCGTTAGATCCCTTCCACAAGACtacagcaaataaagaaaatgaattacGAAGGGATactgatgaaaaacagaagaaccaGGACACTGCCAAACTCTCAAATGGCCAGCAAAGTGTTAGCTTATGGAATGAGAAGACAGTTGCTTCAGTGCAAGAGCTGAACAAAAAGCAAGGGTCACTGTCGAATGGCAATGGCAAATCTTCAGCGTCCGTTTCTCTGCCTTCAAAGGAGCCAAAGCGAGAACCAGCTAAAGTTTCCAACCAAGGCCTTTGCCTGTCAAGTCCGTTCGCTAAACAATGTGTGGAAATGTTGCAAGACATTCAGTGGCATAGCCCAACTAGTAAAACAGTTGAAAACGGAGAATTGCCAGTACCCCGTACGCCATCTGGAGTTGGGGACAGGCATACAGATGATACTACAGACAGTGTACGGACACCGACGTGTCGGCGCTTCAACGAGGATAGCACGACCCCTAGAATAATGGTACCCCCTGCTACGCCAGActtgcctgcctgcagcccggCTAGTGAAACAGGTAGTGAAAATAGTGTCAGTATGGCTGCTCACACACTGATGATACTGTCACGGGCGGCTATTGCAAGGACTAGCACAGCAACCCCCCTGAAGGACAATACTCAACAATTTAGGTCTTTAAGGAGCACAgtcaagaaaaggaaactaGAGGACTTGAATGAGGGTGAGAGAAATTCTCGTTCTGCAAATAGAAAAGACCTTCAAAGCTCTCCAACACCatcaaaaaagaagaaaataaag aaaaagaagctaCCAAATTCTTTTCCAGCAGGAATGGACGTGGACAAGTTTTTGTTGTCTTTGCATTATGatgaatga
- the ACAT1 gene encoding acetyl-CoA acetyltransferase, mitochondrial gives MAAVAMLGWRRPAAELLRALKYTSRGYASQRTLNEVVIASAVRTPIGSFQGSLSSLPATKLGSIAIKGAIDRAGIPAEEVKEAYMGNVLQAGQGQAPARQAVLGAGLPVCTPTTTVNKVCASGMKSIMMAAQSLMCGSQDVMVAGGMESMSNVPYTMSRGSTPYGGVKLEDLIVKDGLTDAYNHIHMGNCAENTAKKFTISREEQDTYAIGSYTKSKTAWDSGILKNEIVPVTISQKGKPDTEVKEDEEYKRVDFSKVPKLKAVFQKENGTVTAANASTLNDGAAALVLMTTEAAKRLKVKPLARVVAFADAAVDPIDFPIAPAHAVPKILSETGLKKEDIAMWEINEAFSVVVLANIKMLGIDPQKVNINGGAVSLGHPIGMSGARIVVHMAHALKQGQYGLAGICNGGGGASAILIEKL, from the exons ATGGCGGCGGTGGCGATGCTGGGCTGGCGGCGTCCGGCTGCGGAGCTGCTGCGG GCTTTGAAGTATACAAGCCGTGGCTATGCATCACAGCGTACTTTAAAT GAGGTGGTGATAGCAAGTGCTGTAAGGACACCGATTGGATCTTTCCAAGGATCTCTTTCGTCACTGCCAGCCACTAAACTTGGTTCCATTGCAATTAAGGGAGCAATTGACAGAGCAg GTATCCCTGCAGAAGAAGTGAAAGAAGCATATATGGGTAATGTCTTGCAGGCTGGACAAGGACAAGCTCCAGCCAGACAAGCAGTCCTGGGTGCAG GTCTACCAGTCTGCACTCCTACTACAACTGTCAATAAAGTCTGTGCTTCAGGAATGAAATCGATCATGATGGCAGCACAAAGCCTGATGTGTGGGAGTCAG GATGTAATGGTTGCTGGTGGAATGGAGAGCATGTCTAATGTTCCCTATACAATGAGCAGAGGATCAACACCTTATGGAGGAGTAAAGCTGGAAGACCTGATAGTAAAAGATGGGCTGACAGATGCTTATAACCATATTCATATG GGCAACTGTGCTGAGAATACTGCGAAGAAGTTTACTATTTCACGAGAGGAACAAGACACTTACGCCATAGGCTCTTACACTAAGAGCAAAACAGCCTGGGATTCAGGaatattgaaaaatgaaatagttcCGGTCACTATTTCACAAAAAG GAAAGCCAGATACAGAAgtgaaagaagatgaagaataCAAACGTGTTGATTTTAGTAAAGTTCCAAAgctgaaagctgttttccaaaaagaaaatg GAACAGTTACAGCTGCTAATGCCAGTACTCTGAATGATGGAGCAGCTGCTTTGGTGCTGATGACTACAGAGGCAGCCAAGAGACTGAAAGTCAAACCATTGGCACGGGTAGTAG CTTTTGCAGATGCTGCTGTTGATCCCATTGACTTCCCAATTGCACCTGCACATGCTGTTCCCAAG aTTCTAAGTGAGACAGGCctgaaaaaagaagatattgCAATGTGGGAAATCAACGAAGCATTCAGTGTTGTGGTGCTGGCCAATATTAAAATGCTGGGTATTGATCCACAAAAAGTAAATATCAACGGAGGAGCCGTCTCTCTTGGACATCCAATAGG aatGTCTGGAGCAAGAATTGTTGTTCACATGGCCCATGCGTTGAAACAAGGACAATATGGTCTTGCAGGAATTTGCAATGGCGGAGGAGGTGCTTCTGCAATATTGATAGAGAAGCTGTAG